The DNA segment GAATCTCGATCAGCATATTCCTTTTGCTACTCCCGGCGATACCAATGCCAACAATATCCTGTTTACATCGCAGTGGGACAATTATCCCGACTCTGCCGTCATTGCTTTATCCGGCAGGGCCTCCCACGCTTACCTCATCATGGCGGGCAGCACCAATCCCATGCAAAGTCGCCTGGTGAATGGGGAGGTGCGGGTGCAGTATACCGATGGATCGGCTGATACGCTGGCACTGAAGAATCCGCAGAACTGGTGGCCCATTGAGCAGGATTATTATACGGATGGCTATGCCTTTACAACCGATGCACCCACGCCCTTGCGGCTCTACCTCAAAACGGGCCACATTGGCACTACGGCGCCGGAATATACCACCATTAAAGGTTTCAGCAACCGTGCCATTGATGGCGGCGCCGCCACCATCCTTGACCTGCCACTCGATGCCGGCAAAGAATTAAAGTCGCTCAACCTGCACGCCCTCGCCAATGATGTCGTGATCGGATTAATGAGCGTGACGCTGGTGAGGAATTGATAACTCTAAATCCTACACTTTATTTATCTTGCCTTACCTGTAACTTAATCATGCAGACCTATATGAAGAAGATCCTTATTGCTTGTTGCTTGCTTGTTCAAACCGCATTCCTTGCTGCACAATCCTCAGATCCCGTCTACTTCTTTTCTTACTTCAAAGGCAATGGCGAAGATGGCCTGCACCTGGCTTATAGCTATGATGGATATAGCTGGACTGCTCTGCGGGGCGATAGCTCTTTTCTGAAACCCACGGTGAGTAAGGACAAATTGATGCGCGACCCCTGCATTGTACGCGGACCCGATGGCACTTACCACATGGTATGGACGGTGAGTTGGAATGAGAGAGGCATTGGTTATGCCAGCTCCACAGACCTGGTGCATTGGAGTGAACAGCAATACATTCCTGTGATGGAACATGAGCCCACAGCTCGCAACTGCTGGGCGCCGGAGATATTCTATGATGCCCGCAAAAAAGAATACATGATCTACTGGGCCACTACCATTCCCGGCCGCTTCAGCAATGGAGATACTGCCGGTGATGATAAATACAATCACCGCATGTATTATGTGACCACCAAAGACTTTAAAACCTTCACTCCCACGAAGCTCTTGTACGATAAAGATTTCAATGTA comes from the Paraflavitalea devenefica genome and includes:
- a CDS encoding glycoside hydrolase family 43 protein yields the protein MKKILIACCLLVQTAFLAAQSSDPVYFFSYFKGNGEDGLHLAYSYDGYSWTALRGDSSFLKPTVSKDKLMRDPCIVRGPDGTYHMVWTVSWNERGIGYASSTDLVHWSEQQYIPVMEHEPTARNCWAPEIFYDARKKEYMIYWATTIPGRFSNGDTAGDDKYNHRMYYVTTKDFKTFTPTKLLYDKDFNVIDATIQQNGKQYVMFLKDETRKPPQKNLRVATSKNLTAGYSSPSAPITGKYWAEGPTVIKINGNWIVYFDKYTEHKYGAVQSPDLQHWTDISDKVSFPKGTRHGTVFTITKEEFARLNP